The following proteins come from a genomic window of Nostoc sp. ATCC 53789:
- a CDS encoding glycosyltransferase family 4 protein: protein MPKTILVISPDLPYPHNQGNKRDIWGHINFFHSAGWRVVLIVCGWTTESDLKTFNNQVPIDITCHAVQRRVDYWALKEHPQTISILQNLIDLHRPQVVWCEYAHFSSLVTALNINGAKLWFRPHNFELPHLIDKTLASRPWLTWQSYSFPKRALSWSIELCLNLVQRFYKEQLMHRIADRLFFISYSDLRFMSKFYKDSVSKDWVLPFVDCETIPIKEYKAPLDVVYVGVHAEDNEPTIRGSHKLINEIIPAVEATMPGAFRFHIVGRGSYEMFSKHASKTLFIHDYVENLQAFMQDMDIVCIPVEIGWGCKIKMIEALASGLPVVGSQQTFRGVEPLQGAYYVCRTIQDYVEALKLLQDSDIRRHTALAGKAAYKTWLNEGHLILYAALEELETRTSTLSGESEVGIGITTICKK from the coding sequence ATGCCAAAAACAATTCTAGTAATTAGCCCAGACCTACCCTATCCTCATAACCAAGGAAATAAACGCGATATTTGGGGTCATATTAACTTCTTTCATAGTGCGGGTTGGCGAGTAGTTTTAATAGTATGTGGATGGACAACAGAATCAGATTTAAAAACATTTAATAATCAAGTACCTATAGATATTACTTGCCATGCTGTTCAACGAAGAGTTGATTATTGGGCATTGAAAGAACACCCACAAACCATATCAATACTGCAAAATCTAATTGACTTACACCGACCTCAAGTAGTTTGGTGTGAGTATGCTCACTTTTCCTCGCTAGTCACTGCACTAAATATAAATGGAGCAAAGCTTTGGTTTCGCCCACATAATTTTGAATTACCTCATCTGATTGATAAGACTCTGGCAAGCAGACCTTGGTTGACTTGGCAAAGTTATAGCTTTCCAAAAAGAGCTTTGTCATGGTCTATAGAACTGTGTTTGAACCTTGTTCAAAGGTTCTATAAGGAACAGCTTATGCACCGTATTGCAGATCGTCTTTTTTTCATTTCTTACAGCGATCTACGCTTTATGTCCAAATTTTACAAAGACTCTGTTAGTAAAGATTGGGTTCTACCCTTTGTAGACTGTGAAACAATTCCTATCAAAGAATATAAAGCTCCACTAGATGTGGTCTATGTAGGTGTACACGCTGAAGATAACGAACCAACTATTAGGGGTTCCCATAAACTTATAAATGAAATTATTCCTGCTGTAGAAGCAACAATGCCTGGTGCTTTTCGATTCCATATAGTAGGACGGGGCAGCTATGAAATGTTTAGCAAACATGCTTCAAAAACTCTCTTTATTCACGATTATGTCGAAAACTTGCAGGCTTTCATGCAAGATATGGATATTGTCTGTATTCCAGTCGAGATTGGATGGGGCTGTAAAATTAAAATGATCGAGGCATTGGCTTCTGGCTTGCCTGTGGTAGGTAGTCAGCAAACCTTTCGTGGTGTTGAGCCATTACAAGGAGCTTACTACGTTTGTCGCACAATTCAAGATTATGTAGAAGCATTGAAGCTACTGCAAGATTCAGATATACGCAGACATACAGCTTTAGCAGGAAAAGCCGCTTACAAAACTTGGCTGAATGAAGGACATCTTATTTTGTACGCAGCCTTGGAGGAGTTAGAAACTAGGACTTCAACTTTATCTGGAGAGAGTGAAGTTGGTATTGGCATCACTACAATTTGTAAAAAATAA
- a CDS encoding glycosyltransferase family 4 protein: MRIGFATTEYVTEKNFSGGLANYLHRVAKALVSLGHEVHIVVLSEIDRSRFEYEGIQIHRLTLGEIQQILDTISRYSICQTSQCLDFSFQVYRKLLKLHKQQPFDIVQFPDWNACGVVSSLLLPIPQVTRISAYRPVWMKMCGGSRDRDEQIIEWLEWLQMRLIKHIYAPSYTLKRLLAEEAKITHVQVIRTPFYLETSDWDSSVFNEYLQGKKYLLFFGRFQLHKGFHILAQALPEVFRKHPDCHAAFVGLDLSSSLAPSMKEYALSLCSQYTDRLIFIDQIPHTQLYPVIAGAKLVVLPSLIDNLPNACLEAMALGKPIIGTIGASFEELLTEGETGFLVPVGEVNALATKINEVWLHSSLNEIGQAAKKKVQEFGMENTVKELLIYYDRIIRTIRYT, encoded by the coding sequence ATGCGTATTGGATTTGCTACGACAGAATATGTCACTGAAAAAAATTTTAGTGGTGGTTTAGCTAACTATCTACATCGAGTTGCAAAGGCATTAGTGTCTTTAGGACATGAGGTTCATATTGTAGTCCTCTCAGAAATCGATCGATCTAGATTTGAATACGAAGGTATTCAGATTCATCGCCTAACTTTAGGAGAAATACAACAAATATTAGATACAATAAGTCGATATAGTATATGTCAAACATCACAATGTTTGGACTTTAGCTTTCAGGTTTATCGCAAACTTTTAAAATTACACAAACAGCAACCTTTCGATATTGTTCAATTCCCAGACTGGAATGCTTGTGGTGTAGTTTCAAGTCTTCTTTTGCCTATTCCACAGGTAACACGTATTTCTGCATATCGACCAGTATGGATGAAAATGTGTGGAGGTTCACGCGATCGCGATGAGCAAATTATAGAGTGGTTAGAGTGGCTTCAGATGCGCCTGATCAAACATATCTATGCACCAAGTTATACTCTTAAGCGTTTATTGGCTGAAGAAGCCAAAATAACTCATGTTCAGGTCATTCGCACACCTTTTTATTTAGAAACATCAGATTGGGATTCATCTGTCTTCAATGAATACTTACAAGGCAAAAAATATCTGCTATTCTTCGGTCGTTTTCAACTTCATAAAGGATTTCATATATTAGCTCAAGCACTACCTGAAGTATTTAGGAAACATCCAGATTGTCATGCTGCCTTTGTAGGACTGGATCTATCATCTTCTCTTGCACCTTCCATGAAAGAGTATGCTCTCTCACTCTGTAGTCAGTATACAGACCGCCTCATCTTTATCGATCAGATACCCCATACCCAGTTATACCCTGTTATCGCTGGCGCTAAACTTGTTGTCTTACCCTCTTTAATTGACAACTTACCTAATGCTTGTTTAGAAGCTATGGCATTGGGTAAACCTATTATTGGAACAATTGGTGCTAGTTTTGAGGAACTGCTGACCGAAGGAGAAACAGGCTTTCTTGTACCTGTGGGTGAAGTAAATGCACTAGCTACCAAAATAAATGAAGTGTGGTTGCACTCTAGTTTAAATGAAATTGGTCAAGCAGCAAAGAAGAAGGTTCAAGAATTTGGTATGGAAAATACAGTGAAAGAACTCCTAATTTATTATGACAGGATTATTAGAACTATTAGATATACTTAA
- a CDS encoding glycosyltransferase family 2 protein: MNIYGMCLVKNEDDIIIQTLKSATKWCDYIYVYDNGSTDKTWEKVLELSQIYKQIIPYKQENDPFSDDLRSEIFNNYRINSSEEDWWCRLDADEIYIDDPRIFLAKVPQEYILVVNASFEYYFTDKDLKLYNQNPSSYADYVPVEQKCRYYINNWSELRFIRYRKDWIWGENDGGWPSAVWQNPIYPVRIWLKHYQYRSPQQIQKRIETRREAIVNRSGFCHEAQANWKGLVFDQSNLVSDFEQLNIQDIPNDWTERIVEASKLHYDTHDRKFVVCENLMPKIEKQQFIINKPRFELQTKLLNTFHFVNDKIKKRF; the protein is encoded by the coding sequence ATGAATATTTACGGCATGTGTTTAGTCAAAAATGAAGATGATATTATTATACAAACTCTTAAATCTGCTACTAAATGGTGTGATTATATATATGTCTATGATAATGGCAGCACTGATAAAACTTGGGAGAAAGTATTGGAACTTTCCCAAATATATAAGCAAATTATTCCTTATAAACAGGAAAACGATCCTTTTAGTGATGATCTACGAAGCGAGATTTTTAATAATTATCGGATAAATAGTTCTGAAGAAGATTGGTGGTGTCGATTAGATGCTGATGAAATTTACATAGATGATCCTCGAATATTCCTAGCCAAAGTGCCCCAAGAATATATTTTAGTTGTCAACGCTAGCTTTGAATATTACTTCACAGATAAAGATTTAAAGCTTTACAATCAGAATCCCTCTTCGTATGCAGATTATGTACCAGTGGAGCAAAAATGTCGCTACTACATCAATAACTGGTCAGAACTGCGCTTTATCAGATACAGAAAAGATTGGATTTGGGGTGAAAATGATGGGGGCTGGCCATCAGCTGTATGGCAAAATCCTATCTATCCAGTTAGGATATGGCTGAAGCATTATCAATATCGTTCTCCACAGCAAATTCAAAAGAGGATAGAAACTCGTCGTGAAGCTATAGTCAATAGATCGGGATTCTGTCACGAAGCACAAGCTAATTGGAAAGGATTAGTTTTTGACCAATCTAATTTAGTATCTGATTTTGAGCAACTTAATATTCAAGATATTCCAAATGATTGGACAGAGAGAATAGTTGAAGCTTCAAAATTACACTATGATACTCATGATAGAAAGTTTGTTGTGTGTGAAAATTTAATGCCTAAAATAGAAAAACAACAATTTATAATTAATAAACCTCGTTTTGAGTTACAAACAAAGCTTTTGAATACATTTCATTTTGTCAATGATAAAATAAAAAAAAGATTTTAA